A window of the Gossypium hirsutum isolate 1008001.06 chromosome A05, Gossypium_hirsutum_v2.1, whole genome shotgun sequence genome harbors these coding sequences:
- the LOC107957813 gene encoding uncharacterized protein isoform X2, whose product MEIEVTGPSSKESFVMEVGGLKRKVVEEKDQVRVTRKTLQAVLEQCQRAIESISNSEGGIDDDDEDDKDDVDPQGEAGGVGLQRDQEVDELCDLLKSRVQCSDFLEKLECARVPVSENVSEGSSWDMVNDNDLWEDKDVDLDQEDYVLVRQEDIVEGIACFMAAYLLSLKQTKDLSPNQLQEALSKTFSVKKKKGKLRKAWDGSKVVYNVASWGATAIGIYQNPLLLRAASKAFWVSCNVISKLI is encoded by the exons ATGGAGATAGAGGTAACGGGTCCGAGCAGCAAGGAATCGTTTGTGATGGAAGTAGGGGGGTTGAAGAGAAAAGTTGTGGAGGAGAAAGATCAGGTTCGTGTTACAAGGAAGACTTTGCAAGCTGTGCTAGAACAGTGCCAAAGAGCTATCGAATCGATTAGTAACAGCGAAGGTGGAATTGACGATGACGACGAGGATGATAAAGATGACGTGGATCCTCAAGGGGAAGCCGGTGGCGTCGGTCTTCAAAGAGATCAAGAAGTCGACGAG TTGTGCGATCTTCTGAAATCTAGAGTTCAATGCTCTGATTTTCTAGAAAAGCTAGAGTGTGCTCGGGTGCCAGTTTCAGAAAACGTTTCAG AAGGTAGTTCTTGGGACATGGTCAATGATAATGATCTTTGGGAAGATAAAGATGTTGATTTGGATCAAGAAGATTATGTTCTTGTTAGGCAGGAAGATATAGTAGAAGGCATTGCATGTTTTATGGCCGCATATTTGCTGTCACTTAAACAGACCAAG gATTTGAGCCCCAACCAACTTCAGGAAG CACTGAGCAAGACCTTCtctgtgaaaaagaaaaagggaaagctTCGAAAGGCATGGGATGGAAGCAAAGTCGTTTATAATGTGGCATCCTGGGGAGCAACTGCAATCGG GATATACCAAAACCCTTTACTTCTAAGAGCTGCCTCGAAAGCCTTCTGGGTTTCTTGTAATGTTATATCAAAGCTTATCTGA
- the LOC107957813 gene encoding uncharacterized protein isoform X1, which yields MEIEVTGPSSKESFVMEVGGLKRKVVEEKDQVRVTRKTLQAVLEQCQRAIESISNSEGGIDDDDEDDKDDVDPQGEAGGVGLQRDQEVDELCDLLKSRVQCSDFLEKLECARVPVSENVSEEGSSWDMVNDNDLWEDKDVDLDQEDYVLVRQEDIVEGIACFMAAYLLSLKQTKDLSPNQLQEALSKTFSVKKKKGKLRKAWDGSKVVYNVASWGATAIGIYQNPLLLRAASKAFWVSCNVISKLI from the exons ATGGAGATAGAGGTAACGGGTCCGAGCAGCAAGGAATCGTTTGTGATGGAAGTAGGGGGGTTGAAGAGAAAAGTTGTGGAGGAGAAAGATCAGGTTCGTGTTACAAGGAAGACTTTGCAAGCTGTGCTAGAACAGTGCCAAAGAGCTATCGAATCGATTAGTAACAGCGAAGGTGGAATTGACGATGACGACGAGGATGATAAAGATGACGTGGATCCTCAAGGGGAAGCCGGTGGCGTCGGTCTTCAAAGAGATCAAGAAGTCGACGAG TTGTGCGATCTTCTGAAATCTAGAGTTCAATGCTCTGATTTTCTAGAAAAGCTAGAGTGTGCTCGGGTGCCAGTTTCAGAAAACGTTTCAG AAGAAGGTAGTTCTTGGGACATGGTCAATGATAATGATCTTTGGGAAGATAAAGATGTTGATTTGGATCAAGAAGATTATGTTCTTGTTAGGCAGGAAGATATAGTAGAAGGCATTGCATGTTTTATGGCCGCATATTTGCTGTCACTTAAACAGACCAAG gATTTGAGCCCCAACCAACTTCAGGAAG CACTGAGCAAGACCTTCtctgtgaaaaagaaaaagggaaagctTCGAAAGGCATGGGATGGAAGCAAAGTCGTTTATAATGTGGCATCCTGGGGAGCAACTGCAATCGG GATATACCAAAACCCTTTACTTCTAAGAGCTGCCTCGAAAGCCTTCTGGGTTTCTTGTAATGTTATATCAAAGCTTATCTGA